The following coding sequences lie in one Mesorhizobium sp. NZP2298 genomic window:
- a CDS encoding sugar ABC transporter substrate-binding protein, protein MKTTRWLAAACIALAGVVTASAQDKGLENPRSTTFHKTLEGKKVVFLPLSMGFDLTEGWAAVMRQQAKRLKYSFEIRDPAWSTDAGTKALQSLISEKPDLIVAHNPDIQSYARLLAQAQAAGIKVVQINLESNTQTDSYVGADWTEIGEQAAQAVVDKCSAGKGASTKVAIDTGVPTAASDVFQLDGIYRVLNQHPDIQVVSQQATEYNPEKARSIMDTVLQQHPDLCGAIGIWDNQDTGTASAIQQAGKSAQVFLVTSGGGNKVGCENVEKGLFNLYISYNVPLQGEILNAEIARLLLSDGAAGETKTLYFNPLTQITKANVNQRNCWTLDDLK, encoded by the coding sequence ATGAAAACGACAAGATGGCTTGCCGCGGCCTGTATCGCCCTGGCGGGAGTGGTCACGGCCAGCGCGCAGGACAAGGGCCTGGAAAATCCACGCTCGACGACGTTCCACAAGACGCTTGAAGGCAAGAAGGTCGTCTTTCTGCCGCTGTCGATGGGCTTCGACCTCACCGAAGGCTGGGCAGCCGTTATGCGCCAGCAGGCCAAGCGGCTCAAATACAGCTTCGAGATCCGTGATCCCGCCTGGAGCACCGACGCCGGCACCAAGGCGCTGCAGTCGCTGATAAGCGAGAAACCCGATCTGATCGTCGCGCACAATCCCGACATCCAGTCCTACGCCCGCCTGCTGGCGCAGGCGCAGGCCGCCGGTATCAAGGTGGTGCAGATCAACCTCGAATCGAACACCCAGACCGACTCCTATGTCGGCGCCGACTGGACCGAGATCGGCGAGCAGGCGGCGCAGGCCGTGGTCGACAAGTGCAGCGCCGGCAAGGGCGCCTCGACCAAGGTGGCAATCGACACCGGGGTGCCGACGGCGGCGTCGGACGTCTTTCAGCTCGACGGCATCTATCGCGTGCTGAACCAGCATCCCGATATTCAGGTCGTCTCGCAGCAGGCCACCGAATACAATCCGGAAAAGGCGCGTTCGATCATGGACACCGTGCTGCAGCAGCATCCGGACCTCTGTGGCGCCATCGGCATCTGGGACAACCAGGATACCGGCACGGCGTCCGCCATCCAGCAGGCCGGCAAGAGTGCCCAGGTCTTCCTCGTCACCAGCGGTGGCGGCAACAAGGTCGGCTGCGAGAATGTCGAGAAGGGCCTGTTCAACCTCTACATCAGCTACAACGTGCCGCTGCAGGGCGAAATCCTGAATGCGGAGATCGCGCGCTTGCTGCTTTCCGACGGTGCCGCGGGCGAGACCAAGACGCTCTACTTCAATCCGCTTACTCAGATCACCAAGGCAAACGTCAACCAGCGCAATTGCTGGACCCTGGACGACCTGAAGTAA
- a CDS encoding hydroxymethylglutaryl-CoA reductase, degradative → MGAVLDGVEPRLNSRIEKFRDLSPADRLAKAGEAAGLSQADRDALRGQGALPLNIADGMIENVIGTFEIPLGVATNFTINGRDYLIPMAVEEPSVVAAASYMARIARGCGGFETSSTAPIMRAQVQILDISDPHGARARLLSSRDEIVAAANEKDRVLNRLGGGCRDIEVQVFEDTAVGPMVVLHLLVDVRDAMGANTVNTMAEAVAPMIERLSGGVVRLRILSNLADLRLARARVRLTPEALATQEFTGERMVAGIVEACSLAVVDPYRAATHNKGIMNGIDPVVVATGNDWRAIEAGAHAWAARTGRYTSLSRWEADAAGALVGTLEMPMALGLVGGATKTHPAARAALKLLGVKTAQELAEVTVAVGLAQNMAALRALATEGIQRGHMALHARNIAIVAGAVGDDIETVAKELAANHDVRVDRAREILLRLGKEKG, encoded by the coding sequence ATGGGGGCAGTCTTGGACGGCGTCGAGCCGCGGCTGAATTCCCGCATCGAGAAGTTTCGCGATCTGTCACCGGCAGATCGCCTGGCGAAGGCTGGCGAGGCCGCGGGCCTTTCTCAGGCGGACCGTGACGCCTTGCGCGGGCAAGGCGCGCTTCCGCTCAACATTGCCGACGGCATGATCGAGAACGTGATCGGCACATTCGAGATCCCGCTCGGCGTCGCCACCAATTTCACCATCAACGGACGCGATTATCTCATCCCGATGGCGGTGGAGGAGCCTTCCGTTGTCGCCGCCGCATCCTATATGGCGCGCATCGCTCGCGGCTGTGGCGGGTTCGAGACGTCTAGTACGGCGCCGATCATGCGGGCGCAGGTTCAGATACTCGACATATCCGATCCGCATGGGGCGCGGGCCCGGCTTCTGTCGAGCCGCGACGAGATCGTGGCCGCGGCCAATGAAAAGGACCGGGTTCTGAACCGGCTCGGCGGCGGATGCCGCGATATCGAGGTGCAGGTGTTCGAAGACACCGCCGTCGGGCCGATGGTGGTGCTGCATCTTCTCGTCGACGTGCGTGACGCGATGGGCGCCAACACCGTCAACACCATGGCCGAAGCGGTCGCGCCGATGATCGAGCGGTTGTCCGGCGGTGTCGTTCGGCTGCGCATTCTTTCCAACCTTGCCGACCTGCGGCTGGCGCGAGCGCGGGTGCGCCTGACGCCGGAGGCATTGGCAACGCAGGAGTTCACCGGCGAGCGCATGGTCGCCGGCATTGTCGAGGCCTGCTCGCTGGCGGTCGTCGATCCGTATCGCGCCGCAACGCACAACAAGGGCATCATGAACGGTATCGATCCGGTCGTTGTCGCGACCGGGAACGACTGGCGCGCGATAGAGGCCGGCGCGCATGCCTGGGCGGCGCGCACTGGGCGCTACACGTCGCTCAGCCGTTGGGAAGCCGATGCGGCCGGCGCCCTTGTCGGCACGCTGGAAATGCCGATGGCGCTCGGCCTTGTCGGCGGCGCCACCAAGACGCATCCGGCCGCGCGCGCCGCGCTGAAACTGCTTGGCGTGAAGACCGCGCAGGAGCTTGCCGAGGTCACGGTGGCTGTTGGTTTGGCGCAGAACATGGCAGCGCTGCGGGCCCTGGCCACCGAAGGCATCCAGCGAGGGCATATGGCCCTGCACGCCCGCAACATCGCGATCGTGGCGGGGGCGGTTGGCGATGACATCGAGACAGTGGCCAAGGAACTTGCCGCCAATCACGATGTCCGTGTCGATCGCGCCAGGGAAATTCTATTGAGACTCGGCAAGGAGAAGGGCTGA
- a CDS encoding aminotransferase-like domain-containing protein yields MTRAEAVANEIRKRIETGSLIAGAKLPSIRKAAEQFDVSKNTIVDAYDRLVSAGIALSRPGAGFTVAERRRQKPSERPLHVAEAVDIASLLNAQLEESFSIRVGDGRPPASWMEESEVRRHLGLLGRNHRSSSDGYGSAMGLPALRERLAFDLMEREVQATPDQILLTFGANHALDLIIRRFLVSGDTVLVDDPGYYPLFAKLKLAQVRMVGVRRTANGPDIEDLSGKTERERPKLFFTQSLAHNPTGSSTNLPTAHSILTIAARYDMLVVEDDPFIDLPTVRGVGLAPLDQLQNVICVRTFAKTLSASLRCGYIAARPDLIASLAELKMLTTVNSSGHIERLIHGLINEGHYRRHLKRLGQRVRQATETVVPRLQKIGLRLFAEPTGGYYVYLELPDHVDDIALAREGAREGIFIAPGTVFSPERRPGKAGIRVNIAWASDPRFFEFMQRARTS; encoded by the coding sequence ATGACGCGCGCCGAGGCCGTGGCCAACGAAATCAGAAAGCGCATCGAGACGGGTTCACTCATCGCCGGCGCCAAGCTTCCGTCGATACGCAAGGCCGCCGAGCAGTTCGACGTTTCCAAAAACACGATTGTCGATGCCTACGACCGCCTGGTTTCGGCCGGAATTGCACTGTCACGACCGGGCGCGGGCTTCACCGTCGCCGAACGACGCCGGCAGAAGCCAAGCGAGCGCCCGCTTCATGTGGCCGAGGCGGTGGACATCGCCTCCCTGCTCAATGCACAGCTGGAGGAGAGCTTTTCAATCCGCGTCGGCGACGGCCGCCCCCCGGCCTCATGGATGGAGGAGTCCGAGGTGCGGCGTCACCTCGGGCTGCTGGGCAGAAACCACCGATCCAGCAGTGACGGCTACGGTTCGGCGATGGGGCTGCCGGCGCTGCGCGAGCGGCTGGCCTTCGATCTGATGGAACGCGAGGTGCAGGCTACGCCGGATCAGATCCTGCTGACGTTCGGCGCCAACCATGCCCTCGACCTCATCATACGCCGCTTTCTGGTGTCCGGCGACACGGTGCTGGTCGACGATCCCGGCTACTACCCGCTGTTCGCCAAGCTGAAGCTGGCGCAGGTCCGCATGGTTGGCGTCAGGCGAACCGCGAACGGGCCGGATATAGAGGACCTCTCCGGCAAGACCGAGCGCGAGCGCCCGAAGCTGTTTTTCACCCAATCGCTCGCCCACAATCCAACCGGCAGTTCGACCAACCTCCCGACGGCCCATTCGATCCTGACGATCGCCGCGCGATACGACATGCTGGTGGTCGAGGACGACCCGTTCATCGATCTGCCAACCGTGCGCGGCGTGGGCCTGGCACCGCTCGACCAATTGCAGAACGTCATCTGCGTGCGCACCTTCGCCAAGACGCTGTCGGCCAGCCTGCGCTGCGGCTATATCGCGGCACGACCCGACCTCATCGCCTCGCTGGCCGAGCTGAAAATGCTGACGACCGTCAACAGCTCTGGCCATATCGAGCGGTTGATCCATGGGTTGATCAACGAGGGCCATTACCGGCGGCACCTGAAGCGCCTCGGGCAACGTGTGCGCCAGGCGACCGAAACGGTCGTCCCCCGTCTTCAGAAGATCGGCCTGCGGCTCTTTGCCGAGCCCACCGGCGGGTACTACGTCTATTTGGAGCTGCCGGACCACGTCGACGACATCGCTCTTGCCCGGGAAGGGGCTCGCGAAGGGATTTTCATCGCGCCAGGCACGGTGTTTTCGCCGGAACGCCGGCCAGGCAAAGCTGGTATTCGCGTGAACATTGCGTGGGCTTCGGACCCTCGTTTCTTTGAATTCATGCAGCGAGCAAGAACGTCCTGA
- a CDS encoding ABC transporter permease, whose product MSDATANGYPARAQSLLKTQEGIVLVLAVLAFALFSLLLPSFFSAGNILALVRSVSILGILALGMALVVIARGIDVSMIATMVVSVSWAFVIARSGYSLEFALLIGALFAIGAGLLIGALIAFGDVAPIFATLAAGSVIYGLGRTFFFTLEMQNVPPGAEWFSLIGQGRILGIPVTVVAFALLCLVLHLVLSRTRFGWQIYAMGNNPAAAKIIGIPYRPMVVAQYAISGLIAYGAGLILASSASAINARLFNSTMIYDILLVVVLGGIGLNGGHGKVRNVILGTIFVGVLLNGMTIMNIDYTIQNLVKGVVLLLAIVIDSLVNPRDEQTSQQGDL is encoded by the coding sequence GTGAGCGACGCAACCGCAAACGGCTATCCGGCAAGGGCTCAAAGCCTGCTGAAGACCCAGGAAGGCATCGTGCTGGTGCTGGCGGTGCTGGCCTTTGCGCTCTTTTCCTTGCTGCTGCCGTCCTTCTTCAGCGCCGGCAACATCCTCGCTCTGGTACGAAGCGTGTCGATCCTCGGCATCCTGGCGCTGGGCATGGCGCTGGTGGTCATCGCCAGGGGCATCGACGTCTCGATGATAGCGACGATGGTGGTTTCCGTTTCATGGGCATTCGTGATCGCGCGCTCGGGCTATTCGCTGGAGTTCGCATTGCTGATCGGAGCCCTGTTCGCGATCGGCGCCGGGCTGCTGATTGGGGCATTGATCGCTTTCGGCGACGTTGCGCCCATCTTTGCAACACTTGCCGCCGGTTCGGTGATCTATGGCCTCGGCAGGACCTTCTTCTTCACGCTGGAAATGCAGAACGTGCCGCCGGGAGCCGAATGGTTTTCACTTATCGGCCAAGGTCGCATTCTCGGCATTCCGGTGACCGTGGTGGCGTTTGCCCTGCTTTGCCTGGTTCTGCACCTGGTGCTCAGCCGCACACGGTTCGGCTGGCAGATCTATGCCATGGGCAACAACCCGGCGGCTGCCAAGATCATCGGCATTCCCTATCGGCCGATGGTCGTTGCGCAATATGCGATCAGCGGACTGATCGCCTACGGTGCCGGACTGATCCTTGCCTCGTCTGCTTCGGCGATCAATGCCCGGCTTTTCAACTCGACGATGATCTACGACATCCTGCTGGTCGTGGTGCTCGGTGGCATTGGCCTGAATGGTGGCCACGGCAAGGTCCGAAACGTCATTCTGGGCACCATCTTCGTGGGCGTCCTGCTCAACGGCATGACGATCATGAACATCGACTACACGATCCAGAACCTGGTCAAGGGCGTCGTGCTGCTTCTGGCGATCGTCATCGATTCACTCGTCAATCCACGTGACGAGCAGACATCCCAGCAAGGGGATCTCTGA